One genomic window of Bacillaceae bacterium S4-13-56 includes the following:
- a CDS encoding YjcZ family sporulation protein: MSHGYTGGFALIVVLFILLIIVGAAWF, encoded by the coding sequence ATGAGCCACGGTTACACTGGGGGCTTTGCTTTAATCGTCGTATTGTTCATTCTGTTAATAATCGTAGGTGCCGCTTGGTTCTAA
- a CDS encoding glycine betaine ABC transporter substrate-binding protein → MFKLTWKHLGMALVLALVLIVSACGSDEENEPANNANNTEENGGNDTSANNNAGNTGDDAAATYGEEMDYVITGIEPGAGVVKAAEQATQDYENLAGWSVQTSSSGTMATLLTEAIENEEPIIVTGWTPHWKFAKYDLHYLEDPQGVFGEAEQINTMVRQGLEEEEPEAYQILDQFNWTAADMESVMLEITNGASEEEAARNWIEANSDKIAEWLDGVDKVDGNEIELVYVLWDSEIASTNVIAEVMRDHGFEVDIKSVENAAMWEAVAQGGADGMVAAWLPGTHGDLYEQFKDELVDLGPNLEGAKIGLVAPDYMEIDSIEDLQPAE, encoded by the coding sequence ATGTTTAAACTAACATGGAAACACTTAGGAATGGCACTAGTGCTTGCACTAGTACTTATCGTTTCTGCATGTGGTTCTGATGAAGAAAATGAACCAGCAAACAATGCAAATAACACAGAAGAAAATGGCGGAAATGATACTTCTGCTAATAATAATGCAGGAAATACAGGTGATGATGCTGCTGCTACTTATGGTGAAGAAATGGATTATGTCATTACAGGTATTGAGCCGGGAGCTGGTGTAGTTAAGGCAGCTGAACAAGCAACACAAGATTATGAAAATCTTGCAGGATGGAGTGTACAAACTTCTTCAAGTGGTACAATGGCTACTTTATTAACGGAGGCCATTGAGAACGAGGAGCCTATTATAGTAACTGGATGGACTCCACACTGGAAATTTGCTAAATATGACCTTCATTACTTAGAAGATCCACAAGGTGTATTTGGGGAAGCTGAACAAATTAACACAATGGTTCGCCAAGGTTTAGAGGAAGAAGAACCTGAAGCTTACCAAATCCTAGATCAGTTCAATTGGACTGCGGCTGATATGGAATCCGTTATGCTTGAAATTACCAATGGTGCTAGTGAAGAAGAAGCTGCACGTAACTGGATTGAAGCAAACTCAGACAAAATAGCTGAATGGCTAGATGGCGTGGACAAAGTGGATGGAAACGAAATAGAGTTAGTTTATGTGCTATGGGATTCTGAAATCGCGTCTACAAATGTTATCGCTGAAGTAATGCGTGATCATGGATTCGAAGTAGACATTAAGTCTGTTGAGAATGCAGCTATGTGGGAAGCAGTTGCTCAAGGCGGTGCAGATGGAATGGTAGCTGCGTGGCTTCCAGGAACACATGGTGACCTATATGAGCAATTTAAAGATGAGCTTGTAGATCTTGGACCAAACCTTGAAGGTGCTAAGATTGGTCTAGTTGCTCCAGACTACATGGAAATTGATTCTATTGAAGACTTACAACCAGCTGAATAA
- a CDS encoding ABC transporter permease subunit, with protein MFDFVDKWPQIPVANWIKNFTDWLQEALAVPFEFIREDFGDFLEKTVTENLVEISAVPIILIVAILAFFVSGKKFGLATFSIIGLLFIYNQGLWTELVETFVLVLTASIISIIIGIPLGILMSKSNIFEKIMTPILDFMQTMPAFVYLIPAVAFFSIGMVPGVFASLIFATPPTIRLTNLAIRQVPDELVEASESFGSTGFQKLIKVEFPLATKTIMAGVNQTVMLSLSMVVIASMIGAPGLGKIVQTALSRNQVGLGFVAGFGIVILAIIMDRFTQYLNKQKGQ; from the coding sequence ATGTTTGATTTTGTCGATAAATGGCCTCAAATACCAGTAGCGAATTGGATTAAAAATTTTACAGATTGGTTACAGGAAGCTCTAGCCGTCCCATTTGAATTTATTCGTGAAGATTTTGGGGATTTCCTTGAAAAAACAGTCACTGAAAATTTAGTTGAGATTTCTGCTGTCCCAATTATTCTGATTGTTGCCATATTAGCATTCTTTGTTTCTGGCAAAAAATTCGGTTTAGCAACATTTTCAATTATTGGACTACTTTTCATATACAATCAAGGACTTTGGACAGAACTAGTTGAAACCTTTGTTCTTGTTTTAACCGCTAGTATCATTTCGATCATTATTGGTATTCCATTGGGGATCTTAATGTCAAAAAGTAATATTTTCGAGAAAATTATGACTCCTATATTGGATTTTATGCAAACTATGCCGGCCTTTGTTTATTTGATCCCAGCAGTTGCATTCTTCAGTATTGGTATGGTTCCAGGGGTGTTCGCATCCTTAATATTTGCAACACCACCAACTATCAGGTTAACTAACCTAGCTATAAGGCAGGTACCGGATGAGCTTGTTGAAGCATCTGAATCTTTCGGAAGTACGGGTTTTCAAAAGCTTATAAAGGTTGAATTTCCACTCGCTACGAAAACAATTATGGCAGGGGTTAACCAAACAGTTATGCTATCCCTTTCAATGGTTGTTATTGCATCCATGATTGGTGCACCTGGACTAGGGAAGATCGTTCAAACGGCCTTATCTCGAAATCAGGTAGGTCTAGGGTTTGTAGCAGGTTTTGGAATTGTTATTTTGGCCATTATAATGGACCGTTTTACTCAATACCTGAATAAGCAAAAAGGTCAATAA
- a CDS encoding DUF3267 domain-containing protein — protein sequence MNCWKSVNISHDYGSSRVHLMSIILGLISFLVLYVPFSMYHGVIEIHENGIYFFVGFVILLPFMHRLTHILLAVILYKKIHVKFKCKNPLIPRLCYKLDSPLSKFSSIFLALGPSILLTLPLLIMANIFVGYMPYLMLLASCNIALSFTDFIYMHQFFKAPKRCIIEEAKEGYDILIKP from the coding sequence ATGAATTGCTGGAAATCAGTAAACATCAGCCATGATTATGGATCATCACGTGTTCATCTGATGTCTATTATTCTAGGACTAATATCTTTTTTAGTTTTATATGTACCTTTTTCAATGTATCATGGAGTAATAGAAATTCATGAAAATGGAATATACTTTTTTGTGGGATTTGTAATCTTACTACCTTTTATGCATAGGCTGACCCATATACTTCTGGCTGTCATACTATACAAAAAAATACACGTTAAGTTTAAATGTAAAAATCCTTTGATTCCGAGGCTTTGTTATAAACTTGATTCACCTTTATCAAAATTTTCTTCCATTTTTCTCGCATTAGGACCTAGTATTTTATTAACATTACCACTTTTAATTATGGCGAATATATTCGTTGGTTATATGCCGTATCTTATGTTATTAGCCTCTTGTAATATAGCACTTTCTTTTACTGACTTTATATATATGCACCAGTTCTTCAAAGCACCTAAACGTTGTATAATTGAAGAAGCAAAAGAAGGTTATGATATTCTAATAAAACCGTAA
- a CDS encoding glycine betaine/L-proline ABC transporter ATP-binding protein gives MPIIEVKGLSKVFGKNPKNALKLMEEGMKKEEIFKKTGNTVGVNQASFEVEEGETFVIMGLSGSGKSTLVRLINRLIEPTVGDVFIDGSNLARMDKKDLRQVRREKLSMVFQRFALFPHRTILENAEYGLEVQGMNKEDRRKKAIEALDLVGLGANIDQYPSELSGGMQQRVGLARALANDPEVLLMDEAFSALDPLIRKEMQDELLDLQERMKKTIIFITHDLDEALRIGDRIALMKDGSIVQIGTPEEILVNPANDYVERFVEDVDRSKILNAENIMKRPETITIEKDGPRVALERMKEEGISSIYVVDKQRNLKGYVTADKASEAVKNNVKDLTEILESDVPTVDPETSMHDIFDIIYNSHVPVAVLKDGRLKGIIVRGAVIAALAGQSEVRLDHV, from the coding sequence ATGCCGATTATTGAAGTGAAAGGCTTATCCAAAGTCTTTGGAAAGAACCCAAAGAATGCCTTGAAACTTATGGAAGAAGGGATGAAGAAAGAAGAGATTTTCAAAAAAACTGGTAACACAGTTGGCGTCAATCAAGCTTCTTTTGAAGTAGAAGAAGGAGAAACATTTGTTATCATGGGTCTTTCAGGAAGTGGAAAATCCACATTGGTCCGTTTAATTAATCGACTTATCGAGCCAACGGTCGGTGATGTTTTTATTGATGGAAGTAACTTGGCTAGAATGGATAAAAAAGATTTACGTCAAGTTAGACGTGAAAAGTTAAGTATGGTATTCCAAAGATTTGCTTTATTCCCTCATCGTACCATTTTAGAAAATGCGGAATATGGCTTGGAAGTCCAAGGAATGAACAAAGAGGACCGCCGCAAAAAAGCAATTGAAGCTCTAGATTTAGTTGGGTTAGGTGCAAACATTGATCAATATCCATCTGAACTGTCTGGTGGGATGCAGCAACGTGTCGGATTGGCGAGAGCTCTTGCCAATGATCCTGAAGTGCTGTTAATGGATGAGGCTTTTTCTGCACTTGATCCTTTAATCCGGAAGGAAATGCAAGATGAACTTCTTGATCTTCAAGAGAGAATGAAGAAGACTATCATTTTTATCACTCATGACTTAGATGAAGCTCTAAGAATTGGTGATAGGATTGCACTCATGAAAGATGGTTCGATTGTTCAAATAGGTACTCCAGAAGAAATATTGGTGAACCCTGCCAATGATTATGTAGAAAGATTCGTGGAAGACGTTGATCGATCTAAGATTTTAAATGCTGAAAACATTATGAAGCGTCCTGAGACTATAACGATTGAAAAGGATGGACCACGCGTAGCTCTTGAAAGAATGAAAGAAGAAGGGATTTCTAGTATCTACGTGGTAGACAAGCAAAGAAATTTGAAAGGTTATGTTACTGCAGACAAGGCATCAGAGGCTGTGAAGAATAATGTGAAGGATCTTACCGAAATTCTTGAGTCTGACGTGCCAACTGTAGATCCTGAAACCTCTATGCATGATATATTTGATATTATTTATAATTCCCATGTTCCTGTTGCAGTTCTTAAAGATGGGAGATTAAAAGGAATTATCGTTCGTGGAGCTGTGATTGCAGCTTTGGCAGGACAAAGTGAGGTGCGATTAGACCATGTTTGA
- a CDS encoding MarR family transcriptional regulator, with amino-acid sequence MTISNKTIALRIQEDIINEFTKTIEMFDLTPSEARLFATLYLYGEPMTLDEMSEALGKSKTSMSTGIRTLLDQKLVERVWKKGERKDYYKADEALYKKFMSNYTQRWLELTIRQKEALSKIKHHIETSQVKGDQDFGHFIEKIQDMIEFHDSLEKVFKGIAKKG; translated from the coding sequence ATGACGATATCGAACAAAACGATTGCTCTTCGAATTCAAGAGGATATCATTAACGAGTTTACGAAAACGATAGAAATGTTCGACCTTACTCCTTCCGAAGCTCGGTTATTCGCCACTCTATATTTATATGGCGAACCAATGACCTTAGATGAAATGAGCGAAGCATTGGGGAAAAGCAAAACATCTATGAGTACTGGAATTCGTACATTACTAGACCAGAAGCTTGTGGAACGCGTTTGGAAAAAAGGGGAAAGAAAGGATTATTATAAAGCTGATGAAGCTCTATACAAGAAGTTTATGTCCAATTATACTCAACGTTGGCTCGAGTTAACTATCCGTCAAAAAGAAGCATTATCTAAAATAAAACATCACATAGAAACTTCTCAAGTAAAGGGTGACCAAGACTTTGGGCACTTTATTGAAAAAATCCAAGACATGATTGAATTCCACGATTCATTAGAGAAAGTTTTCAAAGGAATTGCTAAAAAAGGCTAA
- a CDS encoding HTH-type transcriptional regulator Hpr, with translation MTDRESVREAILYGHKTVQLSKALWKAVEKDWQQWIKPYNLNINEHHILWIAFHLKGASVSEVSKFGVMHVSTAFNFSKKLEERGLLTFSKKENDKRNTYIELTQAGEDLLLETLENYVPTEHSSFQGALPLKELYGKYPELSELVAIVRQIYGKDYMEIFQRSMENIDKDFYDEHGILKKTRLPTKQQDS, from the coding sequence ATGACGGATCGTGAGTCTGTAAGAGAAGCCATTCTTTACGGTCACAAAACGGTTCAGTTGAGTAAAGCGTTATGGAAGGCTGTAGAGAAAGATTGGCAACAGTGGATCAAACCTTATAATTTAAACATCAACGAACATCATATTTTATGGATTGCCTTTCATTTAAAAGGCGCCAGTGTGTCTGAAGTTTCAAAGTTTGGAGTTATGCACGTTTCGACAGCTTTTAACTTCTCCAAAAAGTTAGAAGAAAGAGGCTTACTCACTTTTTCAAAGAAAGAGAATGACAAGCGAAATACTTACATCGAGCTTACCCAGGCTGGTGAAGATCTTCTTCTGGAGACATTAGAAAACTATGTACCCACTGAACATAGTTCCTTTCAAGGTGCCTTGCCTTTAAAAGAACTATACGGAAAGTATCCCGAGTTGTCAGAACTAGTAGCTATTGTTCGCCAAATTTACGGGAAAGATTACATGGAAATATTCCAAAGAAGTATGGAGAACATCGACAAAGATTTTTATGATGAGCATGGCATTTTAAAAAAGACCAGATTACCAACTAAACAACAAGACTCGTGA